From one Leptospira licerasiae serovar Varillal str. VAR 010 genomic stretch:
- a CDS encoding acetyl-CoA carboxylase family protein: MKLSKLLIANRGEVAIRIARAASRLGVPTVSIYSEDDSNSRHILATDVSISLKGRGAKVYLDQEEILSIALREGCDSIHPGYGFLSENPEFAKRCEDLNIKFVGPGSKTLEILGDKLKAVQLAESLGVPTLPGLRKVIDLKEAKEFYSKNGIFLLKAIAGGGGRGIRIINTDKELDDKFRSCSEEALHSFGNPNLYAEKYLPVARHVEVQILGDGSGKVLHFWDRDCSLQRKNQKLLEIAPAPFLDSKIREKIISYSLQMASNLSYESLGTFEFLISPESGIYFIESNPRLQVEHTITEEIMGVDLVETQLEIASGKSFKEIGLERETLEFPKGYAIQIRINSETWDQNGEIIPSSGKIKVFEPSSGPGIRVDSSAYSGYEVGPNFDSLLAKLIVHSKSLTFSKLIRSAYRALSEFRIEGIKTNLPLLLNIFKRKELETYAVWTKFIEENIPGLLNQEAEKHKNYNFESLKNDTLENSKIKEGIPEGLISFYSPMTGNLVEIYSKEGAPILKGEKIALLSSMKMEHLLYSETTGIVERVLVEPGKVVSEEDTLIWIRPEDLEHSSFGHEEKIDPNQIRPDLKEVLDRLALNEDASRPQAVSKRHKRGQRTARENVSDLCDPGSFVEYGGLAIAAQRRRRSLEELIKLSPADGLIAGLGTVNAELFDPHSARISVLAYDYTVFMGTQGAMNHKKTDRFLEMVENQKLPLVFFTEGGGGRPGEVDVPAVAGLDLHTFRKYAGLKGKSLRIAIAAGRCFAGNAALFGASDIRIATEDSNIGMGGPVMVKGGGLGNFSAEDIGPSEVQTKNGVIDILVKNEEEAVLTAKKALSYFQGNIKKFEYKDQKILRTLIPANRLRSYDIRSIISYLADIDSDLEFRKYFAKGIVTYLIRIEGRPLGLIANDPTHLGGAIDAEGAEKASEFAEFCNLNKLPILFLCDTPGFMVGPEVEKKGLVRKAAKLFESGASLQVPVFTIILRKGYGLGAMAMAAGSFHSPVFTISWPTGEFGAMGIEGEIRTGYQKELSEVKDWKERQILFERLVSEAYERGKAINMASYLEIDAVIDPEESRKWISRGYNSCI, translated from the coding sequence ATGAAATTATCCAAATTATTAATAGCGAATCGGGGAGAAGTTGCCATCCGGATCGCACGGGCCGCCTCCAGGTTAGGAGTTCCTACCGTCTCGATATATTCTGAAGACGATTCCAATTCTAGACATATACTAGCGACCGATGTTTCCATTTCCCTCAAAGGAAGAGGTGCGAAAGTATATTTAGATCAGGAAGAAATACTTTCCATAGCGCTCAGAGAAGGTTGCGACTCCATTCATCCAGGCTACGGATTTCTAAGCGAGAATCCGGAGTTCGCAAAAAGATGCGAAGATTTAAATATTAAATTCGTAGGCCCTGGTTCTAAGACACTTGAGATCTTGGGAGATAAATTAAAGGCGGTTCAACTTGCTGAATCATTAGGAGTTCCTACCTTACCTGGACTTCGCAAGGTGATCGATCTAAAAGAAGCAAAAGAGTTTTATTCTAAAAATGGGATATTTCTTTTGAAGGCGATTGCAGGAGGCGGCGGAAGAGGGATCCGTATCATAAATACGGATAAAGAGTTAGACGATAAGTTCAGAAGTTGTTCGGAAGAAGCGTTACATTCATTCGGAAATCCAAATCTATATGCCGAAAAATATCTGCCTGTAGCAAGACACGTGGAGGTGCAGATTTTAGGAGATGGCTCCGGCAAGGTTTTACATTTTTGGGATAGAGATTGTTCACTCCAAAGAAAAAATCAGAAGCTATTAGAAATCGCACCGGCTCCTTTTTTAGACTCTAAGATCAGGGAAAAAATCATCTCTTATTCCTTGCAGATGGCATCCAATTTATCTTACGAAAGTTTGGGAACTTTTGAGTTTTTGATCAGTCCGGAATCTGGGATCTATTTTATAGAATCCAATCCTAGGCTGCAGGTGGAACATACTATTACTGAGGAGATCATGGGAGTAGATCTTGTTGAAACACAGTTGGAGATCGCTTCCGGAAAATCTTTCAAAGAAATTGGATTGGAACGAGAGACTTTAGAGTTTCCAAAAGGTTATGCGATCCAGATCAGAATTAACTCTGAAACTTGGGACCAAAATGGAGAGATCATTCCTTCTTCCGGAAAAATTAAAGTATTCGAACCCAGTTCCGGCCCGGGGATCCGAGTGGATAGTTCTGCCTACTCCGGTTATGAAGTTGGACCAAATTTCGATTCCTTACTTGCAAAATTGATTGTTCATTCCAAAAGTCTTACGTTTTCCAAGCTCATCCGTTCCGCATATCGCGCGTTGTCCGAGTTTAGGATAGAAGGTATTAAAACAAATCTTCCTCTTCTTCTTAACATATTCAAAAGAAAGGAACTGGAGACCTACGCAGTATGGACAAAGTTCATAGAGGAGAATATTCCAGGACTTCTTAATCAAGAAGCAGAGAAACATAAAAATTATAATTTTGAATCTTTAAAGAATGATACTTTAGAAAATTCTAAAATAAAAGAGGGCATTCCGGAAGGGTTGATTTCATTTTATTCTCCGATGACAGGGAACCTTGTGGAAATCTATTCTAAGGAGGGTGCGCCTATCCTAAAAGGCGAAAAAATTGCACTTCTTTCGTCCATGAAAATGGAACATCTTTTATATTCCGAAACTACAGGTATCGTAGAAAGAGTATTGGTAGAGCCCGGAAAGGTAGTTTCGGAAGAAGATACATTGATCTGGATCCGCCCCGAGGATTTAGAGCACTCTTCCTTTGGTCATGAAGAAAAAATCGACCCGAACCAAATTCGTCCCGATCTAAAGGAAGTTTTAGATCGTTTGGCTTTGAATGAAGATGCCTCCAGACCGCAGGCAGTTTCTAAACGTCATAAGAGGGGACAAAGGACTGCAAGAGAGAATGTATCTGATCTTTGTGATCCGGGAAGTTTTGTAGAATATGGAGGCCTTGCGATTGCGGCCCAAAGAAGAAGAAGGTCCTTAGAAGAATTGATCAAACTTAGCCCGGCAGATGGGCTTATTGCAGGTCTCGGCACAGTGAATGCTGAGTTATTCGATCCACATAGCGCAAGAATTTCTGTATTAGCTTATGATTATACTGTTTTTATGGGAACCCAAGGAGCGATGAATCATAAAAAAACGGATCGATTTTTGGAAATGGTAGAAAACCAAAAACTTCCTCTGGTGTTTTTTACGGAAGGCGGAGGTGGTCGTCCTGGAGAAGTGGACGTGCCGGCAGTTGCAGGTTTAGATTTGCATACTTTTCGTAAATATGCCGGCCTAAAAGGAAAAAGTCTGAGGATCGCTATAGCCGCAGGAAGATGTTTTGCAGGGAACGCCGCTTTGTTCGGTGCAAGCGATATTAGGATCGCAACAGAAGATTCGAATATCGGAATGGGCGGCCCTGTGATGGTAAAAGGGGGAGGACTTGGGAATTTTTCTGCGGAAGATATCGGTCCTTCGGAAGTTCAAACTAAAAACGGTGTAATTGATATATTAGTAAAGAATGAAGAAGAGGCAGTGCTGACCGCCAAAAAAGCACTTTCTTACTTCCAGGGAAATATCAAAAAATTTGAATATAAGGACCAGAAGATCCTAAGGACCCTAATTCCAGCAAATCGTTTAAGGTCTTACGATATACGGTCTATTATTTCTTATCTTGCGGATATCGATTCCGATTTGGAGTTTAGAAAATACTTTGCAAAAGGGATCGTTACTTACCTCATTCGAATAGAAGGTCGGCCTTTAGGTTTGATCGCAAATGATCCGACTCATCTTGGCGGAGCAATCGATGCTGAAGGAGCCGAAAAAGCTTCCGAATTCGCGGAGTTCTGTAATCTAAACAAACTTCCTATATTATTTCTTTGTGATACACCTGGATTCATGGTAGGCCCCGAAGTAGAAAAAAAGGGATTGGTCCGTAAGGCGGCGAAATTATTCGAGTCGGGCGCTTCTTTACAAGTTCCCGTATTTACGATCATCCTCCGAAAGGGTTACGGTTTAGGTGCGATGGCTATGGCTGCGGGCAGTTTCCATTCTCCCGTATTTACGATCTCTTGGCCGACGGGCGAATTCGGTGCAATGGGTATAGAAGGAGAAATTAGAACAGGATATCAAAAAGAACTTTCGGAAGTTAAGGATTGGAAAGAGAGACAAATTTTATTCGAACGCCTGGTTTCGGAGGCCTATGAAAGAGGGAAGGCAATCAATATGGCTTCTTATCTGGAGATAGATGCAGTGATAGACCCGGAAGAATCCAGAAAATGGATCTCGAGAGGTTATAATTCCTGTATTTAG
- a CDS encoding TauD/TfdA family dioxygenase, with product MSATSLVRTSGKKKAPAKNAMEKKNAKFSKTSKEISKSLIKGLNLPIVYSPYSPEKADLKHLTDWIKKNHKEIQRDLLIYGAILLRGFNIGSSENFEKVALSLDPNLSEVYLGTSPRDKKTKFVHTASELPSAYPIMQHAEMSFLNKPPKKLFFYAKVAPSKNGETPITDLRTVLRDMPNRISDKVEKQGIKYIRHYDGPGASRYSLWKTKPWSEMFKTIDKKIAEKEIKKQNFEHEWLPGNKLRLINSQVGVRKHPIAGSKAWHNHSQTFHIDSPRLEYKYILKRQKTLRGFGVYLTLNILTWIKKLFSKSEDLDVHATYGDGSEISNKDIKTIVDVFWKNIQIFSWQKDDILYIDNYSVSHGRLPFVGDREIQVAWTE from the coding sequence ATGTCTGCCACTAGTCTTGTTCGAACTTCAGGAAAAAAGAAGGCACCGGCCAAAAATGCGATGGAAAAAAAGAATGCTAAGTTCTCCAAAACTTCGAAAGAAATTTCCAAAAGCCTGATTAAGGGTTTAAATCTTCCGATTGTTTATTCTCCTTATTCTCCGGAGAAAGCCGACCTAAAACATCTAACGGATTGGATCAAAAAGAATCATAAAGAAATACAAAGAGATCTATTGATCTACGGAGCAATCCTACTCAGAGGTTTTAATATAGGTTCGTCAGAAAATTTTGAAAAAGTCGCTTTAAGTTTGGATCCCAATTTGTCGGAAGTATATTTGGGAACTTCTCCTAGAGACAAAAAGACAAAGTTCGTGCATACTGCCAGCGAACTTCCTTCCGCTTATCCGATCATGCAGCATGCAGAAATGAGCTTCTTAAACAAACCTCCTAAAAAACTTTTCTTTTATGCAAAAGTAGCTCCTTCCAAAAATGGAGAAACTCCTATCACGGATCTAAGGACTGTACTAAGAGATATGCCTAATCGTATTTCAGATAAAGTGGAAAAGCAAGGGATCAAGTATATTCGTCATTATGATGGCCCTGGTGCTTCTCGTTATAGTCTTTGGAAAACAAAACCTTGGAGCGAAATGTTTAAGACGATAGATAAAAAAATAGCGGAGAAGGAGATAAAAAAGCAGAATTTCGAGCATGAATGGTTACCAGGGAATAAATTAAGATTAATAAATTCTCAAGTAGGTGTCAGAAAACACCCGATTGCCGGATCCAAGGCTTGGCATAATCATAGCCAAACGTTTCATATAGATTCACCTAGGTTAGAATATAAATATATTCTAAAAAGGCAAAAAACTTTAAGAGGATTTGGAGTTTATTTGACCTTAAATATATTGACCTGGATCAAAAAGTTATTCAGCAAATCGGAAGACCTGGACGTTCACGCAACCTATGGAGACGGATCTGAAATCTCAAATAAGGACATTAAAACGATAGTAGACGTATTCTGGAAGAATATCCAAATTTTCTCCTGGCAAAAAGACGATATTCTTTATATAGACAATTATTCCGTATCTCATGGCCGACTTCCATTTGTCGGGGATAGGGAGATACAAGTTGCCTGGACGGAATAA
- a CDS encoding LysR family transcriptional regulator, with protein sequence MDLSKLRSFIVVAEELNFRKSAEILGMSQPPLTRLISSFEEELSTKLFERTTRHVKLTGAGVHLLKEGREIIAKADKIEKEVRSIGKLKAGGLNIGFSTTTFMASLPQIINEFQDRFPRIKLQLHQETRRQIIKGLKSAQFDICFLEGEVSDPRLERHPVHDEVLGILVPRKHPLAKRQEIEFKELKNETIILHPKKDSGSFYDTISSLFKQSGIKPKVYIKNERESCPILVATGKGVSLTILGAQNFAPADTKFVPIKQLYLPVSVFYVPDNLNPSLKTFLSFVSESSFIKNKHAECLMDVMRL encoded by the coding sequence ATGGATTTATCTAAATTAAGATCTTTTATCGTCGTAGCCGAAGAGTTGAATTTTAGGAAGAGCGCCGAAATTTTGGGAATGTCCCAACCTCCTTTGACTAGATTGATTTCCTCTTTCGAGGAAGAGCTTTCCACTAAATTATTCGAAAGAACTACAAGGCATGTGAAACTTACCGGAGCAGGAGTTCATCTACTTAAGGAAGGGAGGGAGATCATTGCAAAAGCTGACAAAATCGAAAAAGAAGTTCGTTCTATCGGTAAGCTCAAAGCAGGGGGACTCAACATCGGTTTTTCTACGACCACTTTTATGGCGAGTTTGCCTCAGATCATCAATGAGTTTCAGGACCGTTTTCCTCGAATTAAATTACAACTTCACCAGGAAACACGAAGGCAGATCATTAAGGGTTTAAAATCCGCTCAATTCGACATTTGCTTTTTAGAAGGAGAAGTTTCGGATCCTCGTCTGGAAAGGCATCCTGTTCATGATGAGGTCCTTGGCATTCTTGTTCCGAGAAAGCATCCTCTTGCTAAACGGCAAGAGATAGAATTTAAAGAATTAAAGAATGAGACCATTATATTACATCCTAAAAAGGATTCGGGAAGTTTTTACGATACGATCTCTTCTCTATTTAAACAAAGCGGGATCAAGCCCAAAGTATATATAAAGAATGAAAGAGAAAGTTGCCCTATCTTGGTTGCAACCGGTAAAGGAGTTTCTTTGACAATTTTAGGTGCACAGAATTTTGCACCAGCAGATACTAAGTTCGTTCCTATTAAACAATTGTATTTGCCGGTTTCCGTTTTTTACGTTCCGGATAATTTAAATCCTTCCTTAAAAACGTTTTTAAGTTTTGTATCGGAGAGTAGTTTTATTAAGAACAAACATGCCGAATGTCTTATGGATGTAATGAGACTTTAA
- a CDS encoding NAD(P)/FAD-dependent oxidoreductase, whose product MKFDYEVLIIGGGPAGLSAALALGRMSRTALVCDDSRPRNAASSHLNNFPTRDGIHPAEWRKLARKDLEKYNTVNFFEGSVLSVDKAGSGFIAKLSSDQIFHFKKVILAYGVEDKYLSVPGYKELWGKSIFHCPYCHGFEVRGSKLGLIGNGDTLFYMLPLIYDLASDLIVFTNEKAEFKEEQKDLLKRKKIRFIEDKIASFIYEGEKLKAVTFENGETVEREALYALPTFPYKLKSKIGEELGCEKDQFGFYKVGERGKTSVDGVYACGDNANGAHSVLLAAASGGMAAAGIVHELLSENLLA is encoded by the coding sequence ATGAAATTTGATTACGAAGTATTGATCATAGGCGGCGGTCCAGCTGGCCTAAGCGCCGCATTGGCATTAGGAAGGATGAGCAGAACCGCTTTAGTTTGCGACGATAGTCGTCCTAGAAATGCAGCTTCTTCCCATCTAAATAATTTTCCGACTCGAGACGGAATTCATCCGGCAGAGTGGAGAAAATTAGCAAGAAAAGATTTAGAAAAATATAATACGGTCAATTTTTTCGAAGGAAGTGTTCTCTCGGTAGATAAAGCCGGATCCGGATTTATTGCAAAATTATCTTCCGACCAAATCTTTCACTTTAAAAAAGTCATTCTTGCGTACGGAGTGGAAGACAAATATCTATCGGTCCCAGGCTATAAGGAACTCTGGGGTAAATCTATCTTTCATTGCCCCTATTGTCATGGTTTTGAAGTGAGAGGTTCTAAACTCGGTCTTATCGGGAACGGAGATACTCTATTCTATATGCTACCTCTTATATACGATCTTGCATCCGACTTGATTGTTTTTACGAATGAAAAAGCGGAGTTTAAAGAAGAACAAAAGGACCTATTAAAAAGAAAAAAGATCCGCTTTATAGAAGATAAGATCGCAAGCTTTATATACGAAGGAGAAAAACTCAAGGCGGTCACTTTCGAAAACGGGGAGACTGTAGAGAGAGAAGCTCTATACGCGCTTCCTACTTTTCCTTATAAACTAAAATCCAAAATTGGGGAAGAACTTGGCTGCGAAAAAGACCAATTCGGTTTTTACAAAGTTGGAGAACGAGGAAAGACAAGTGTAGATGGAGTTTATGCATGCGGGGACAACGCCAATGGCGCTCATTCCGTCTTATTAGCTGCCGCCTCTGGAGGGATGGCCGCCGCAGGTATCGTTCATGAATTATTAAGCGAGAACTTATTAGCGTAG